Part of the Thiohalophilus sp. genome is shown below.
TACCAATAAGCTGGCACTCCTACGGCGGCTGGTTTCTCGGCCATACGGTGGGCCTGGGGCACAAGAACGTCGAGCTGCGCACCGCGCAATACAAAACCAGTTTCGACCACAAAACCTGCCTGCATCTGGCCCGAGGCCTGGTGCGGGCCAAGATCCTCAACAGTCGGACCTTATTGCGGCGTAACTGGCGGGGCGAGGAATTGCCGGACGAGATTGTCGCCGCGCTCAAGCGGGATGCCGACGCGGCGTTGCGGGTCGATGCATTATCGGAACTGCTGGGCATTGAAGGCACGGCCGCCGCGCGCTACTTCGGCGCCTTTACGCATCTGATCAAAAAAGAGAGCGACGCGGCCAGTTTCGCCTTTGACTTCACCCGCCGTAACCGTCGTCCGCCGGCCGACCCGGTCAATGCCATGCTCTCCTATGCCTACAGTCTGCTGACCCGGAGCTGGTCGGTGGCCCTGACGGCGGTGGGGTTCGACCTCTATCGCGGTTTTTATCATCAACCCCGTTACGGTCGGCCGGCCCTGGCACTGGATATGATGGAGCCGTTTCGGCCCCTGCTGGCCGACTCCAGTGTGCTGACCGCAATCAACAACGGCGAGGTACGTCCCAGTGATTTTGTCAGCGCCGCCGGCAGCGTCAACCTGACACCGGACGGGCGCAAGCGCTTCATCACCGCCTTCGAACGACGCATGGCCCAGGAAGTGACCCATCCGCTGTTTGGTTACAAAGTCAGTTATCGTCGCTTATTGGAACTACAGGCGCGACTGCTGGGGCGCTATCTACTGGACGATCTGGACGACTATCCGAACTTTACGACACGGTGAACACAATGGATGAACGGATCTATATCATTACCTACGACATTGCCTGCCCGAAACGGTGGCGCGCGGTCTTCAAGCTGATGGAAGGCTATGGCGAATGGCTGCAACTATCCGTTTTTCAATGCCGGCTGACCCGCCAGCGGCACGCCGATCTGGTGGCCACGCTTGACGAGATAATTCATCAC
Proteins encoded:
- the cas2 gene encoding CRISPR-associated endonuclease Cas2; the encoded protein is MDERIYIITYDIACPKRWRAVFKLMEGYGEWLQLSVFQCRLTRQRHADLVATLDEIIHHKEDHVLLMDLGLVTAVTPKVVSLGKSGFEPVQREPIVV